Proteins from a genomic interval of Cupriavidus sp. WKF15:
- a CDS encoding LysR substrate-binding domain-containing protein: protein MRKLDLDVLEMVVAVADAGSFARAAESLHRSPSAISMQVKAIEEALGKPLFERTTRNVALTEDGRVLANYGRQMLAMREEAWAAVVRPEIRGRVTIGVPDDYASSLLPTVLRKFAVAHPRVEIRVIGLPSHALIPLLKDNTLDLACITKTRGVTGEFMRHEPMAWAAARGNRQVWKERPLPIAVFAHGSAARGHAISALQGAGIRYRMSYESPSLLGLISMVEAGLAVAPLARCSIPQHLALLGEAEGLPPLPSLEVVLARSAGSARPPCDFLAEQMLADLRA, encoded by the coding sequence ATGAGGAAACTCGATCTCGATGTCCTGGAGATGGTCGTCGCTGTTGCCGACGCTGGATCATTCGCGCGCGCGGCCGAATCCCTGCATCGCTCGCCGTCGGCCATCAGCATGCAGGTCAAGGCGATCGAAGAAGCGCTCGGCAAGCCGCTGTTCGAACGGACGACCCGCAACGTCGCGCTGACCGAGGATGGCAGGGTACTGGCCAACTACGGCCGGCAGATGCTGGCCATGCGCGAGGAGGCCTGGGCGGCGGTGGTGCGTCCGGAGATCCGCGGACGGGTCACGATCGGCGTGCCCGATGACTACGCTTCGTCGCTGCTGCCCACGGTGCTGCGCAAGTTCGCGGTCGCGCATCCGCGCGTGGAGATCCGCGTGATCGGCCTGCCGAGCCATGCGCTGATCCCCTTGCTGAAGGACAACACGCTTGACCTGGCGTGCATCACGAAGACGCGCGGCGTTACCGGGGAATTCATGCGGCATGAGCCAATGGCCTGGGCCGCGGCCCGTGGCAACCGGCAGGTGTGGAAGGAGCGCCCGTTGCCGATCGCGGTCTTTGCGCATGGCAGCGCGGCGCGCGGGCACGCCATCAGCGCGCTGCAGGGGGCGGGCATCCGCTACCGGATGTCCTATGAGAGCCCGAGCCTGCTGGGCTTGATCAGCATGGTCGAGGCGGGGCTGGCGGTAGCGCCCCTGGCTCGCTGCAGCATCCCGCAGCACCTGGCACTGCTTGGCGAAGCGGAAGGGCTTCCGCCGCTTCCTTCTCTGGAGGTAGTCCTGGCGCGCAGCGCCGGCTCC